Proteins from one Rhizobium sp. WSM4643 genomic window:
- a CDS encoding ABC transporter ATP-binding protein, with product MALATAAGWGRGLFTLVRITMMAFRHPWQSGFAIGATLVASTFQLMIPRLLGRAVDHTQMAMSGGAAGQVAQDALLTTALLLLGASVLRGLFTMVQNYYSEAVGHHIGYELRLACYEKIQRLSFSFHDTVHSGDLITVGLLDLEGVRMYFSTALVRMILLSILIGIGAYMLLSTDVVLGLLALSFVPFVGWRSSVTQLRLRATWLDLQERLSVLTRIMEENLGGIRVVRAFAAHEHEISKFEAASKSALALAHQRVGIRVTNTSAMTFSFFAAMGLVLWIGGGKVMSGEITVGTLASFLTFMTILQMPVRQLGLMVNAFARASTCGSRLFALLDLDIAIKDAPDAKELNLTDGVLRFENVSFAYPGSEKRTVLQDISFEARRGQTIGIVGPPGSGKSTIAHLIPRFYDVSGGKVTIDGQDIRKATLQSLRRAVAVVQQDSFLFTTTIENNIAYGDPWAKEGRIERASESAQLHNYVLGLPTGYGTVVGERGVSLSGGQRQRLSIARALMLRPAVMVFDDSTAAIDAATEQRIRSAMRRYAADRVTIIVAHRLSSLMHADQILFVEDGRIVERGTHAALLSLGGRYKALYDLQVRPGDEALSA from the coding sequence ATGGCGCTTGCAACTGCGGCAGGCTGGGGGCGAGGCCTCTTCACATTGGTGCGCATCACCATGATGGCCTTCCGCCACCCCTGGCAATCCGGCTTTGCGATCGGCGCCACGCTTGTTGCCTCCACCTTCCAGCTGATGATCCCGCGCCTTCTCGGCCGGGCCGTCGACCACACGCAGATGGCGATGAGCGGCGGTGCGGCGGGCCAGGTGGCACAGGACGCGCTTCTGACCACGGCGCTACTGCTGCTTGGCGCCAGCGTGCTGCGCGGCCTCTTCACCATGGTCCAGAACTATTACAGCGAAGCCGTCGGCCATCACATCGGCTACGAACTGCGGCTGGCCTGCTACGAGAAAATCCAGCGTCTCTCTTTCAGCTTTCACGATACCGTGCATTCCGGCGACCTGATCACCGTCGGCCTGCTCGATCTCGAAGGCGTGCGCATGTATTTTTCCACGGCGCTCGTCCGGATGATCCTGCTGTCGATCCTGATCGGCATCGGCGCCTATATGCTGCTGTCGACCGATGTCGTGCTCGGCCTTCTGGCGCTAAGCTTCGTGCCCTTCGTCGGCTGGCGCTCCTCGGTGACGCAGCTCAGGCTACGTGCCACCTGGCTCGACCTGCAGGAGCGGCTTTCGGTGCTGACCCGCATCATGGAGGAGAATCTTGGCGGCATCCGCGTCGTGCGCGCTTTCGCCGCCCACGAACACGAGATTTCGAAATTCGAGGCCGCGTCGAAGAGCGCATTGGCGCTTGCACACCAGCGCGTCGGCATCCGCGTCACCAATACTAGCGCCATGACCTTCTCCTTCTTCGCGGCGATGGGCCTGGTGCTCTGGATCGGCGGCGGCAAGGTGATGTCGGGCGAGATCACCGTCGGCACGCTGGCTTCGTTCCTGACCTTCATGACCATCCTGCAGATGCCGGTGCGCCAGCTCGGCCTGATGGTCAACGCCTTTGCCCGCGCCTCCACTTGCGGCTCGCGGCTCTTTGCCCTTCTCGACCTCGACATCGCGATCAAGGATGCGCCGGATGCGAAGGAGCTCAACCTCACCGACGGCGTGTTGCGCTTCGAGAATGTCAGCTTCGCCTATCCGGGTTCCGAAAAGCGCACCGTGCTCCAGGATATCTCCTTTGAAGCCCGCCGCGGCCAGACGATCGGCATTGTCGGGCCTCCGGGCAGCGGCAAGTCGACGATCGCCCATCTCATTCCCCGCTTCTACGACGTCAGCGGCGGCAAGGTCACGATCGACGGACAGGACATCCGCAAGGCGACGCTGCAATCGCTGCGCCGGGCGGTGGCCGTCGTGCAGCAGGATTCCTTCCTGTTCACGACGACGATCGAGAACAACATCGCCTATGGCGACCCGTGGGCGAAGGAAGGCCGCATCGAGCGCGCCAGCGAAAGCGCCCAGCTGCACAACTACGTGCTCGGCCTGCCCACAGGTTACGGCACCGTCGTCGGCGAGCGCGGCGTTTCGCTTTCCGGCGGCCAGCGGCAGCGACTTTCGATCGCCCGCGCGCTGATGCTGAGACCTGCGGTGATGGTGTTCGACGATTCGACGGCGGCGATCGATGCGGCCACCGAACAGCGCATCCGCAGCGCCATGCGCCGCTACGCCGCAGACCGCGTAACCATCATCGTTGCCCACCGCCTGAGCTCGCTGATGCATGCCGACCAGATCCTGTTCGTCGAAGACGGCCGGATCGTCGAACGCGGCACGCATGCGGCGCTGCTTTCGCTCGGCGGGCGTTACAAGGCGCTCTACGACCTTCAGGTGCGACCGGGCGACGAGGCTTTAAGCGCCTAG